A genomic region of Saccopteryx bilineata isolate mSacBil1 chromosome 1, mSacBil1_pri_phased_curated, whole genome shotgun sequence contains the following coding sequences:
- the SMCO3 gene encoding single-pass membrane and coiled-coil domain-containing protein 3 produces the protein MAQSDFLYPDNPRRREEVNRLHQQLLDCLSDSFHATNKLTEVLNMHLGCRLDSIEMKRKGTIKENCDIIIQAVMKIQNELHKVDEALKDKLEPTLYRKLQDIKERETEKIAIVQKVISIILGEATSVASAVAVKLVGSNVRTGIINKLVTVLAEIGASLLGSIGVAVLGLGIDMIFRAILGAVEKTQLEAAIKSYEKHLVEFKAASEKYHHAITEVTNTVKLQMK, from the coding sequence ATGGCTCAGAGTGACTTCCTCTACCCAGATAACCCAAGGAGGCGGGAAGAAGTAAACCGTCTTCACCAACAGCTCCTTGACTGCTTATCTGACAGCTTCCATGCCACCAATAAGCTGACTGAAGTTTTAAATATGCATTTGGGGTGCAGGTTGGACTCCATtgagatgaaaagaaaagggaCCATCAAAGAAAACTGTGATATCATCATCCAAGCTGTGatgaaaatccaaaatgaattGCACAAGGTTGATGAAGCACTAAAAGATAAACTAGAGCCAACCCTTTATAGAAAACTTCAGGATATTAAGGAAAGGGAAACCGAGAAAATTGCAATAGTACAAAAGGTTATTTCAATCATCCTGGGAGAAGCTACTTCTGTGGCCAGTGCAGTGGCTGTTAAACTCGTGGGCTCAAATGTTAGGACTGGCATAATTAACAAGTTGGTCACTGTGTTAGCTGAAATTGGTGCTTCTCTCCTTGGTAGTATAGGAGTTGCTGTTCTTGGCCTTGGCATAGATATGATCTTCCGTGCCATCCTGGGAGCAGTGGAGAAAACACAGCtagaggcagccatcaaaagtTATGAGAAGCATCTGGTGGAATTCAAGGcagcctcagaaaaatatcaTCATGCCATTACTGAAGTCACCAACACAGTGAAACTACAAATGAAATAA